A DNA window from Thermococcus sp. 4557 contains the following coding sequences:
- a CDS encoding P-II family nitrogen regulator: MKKVEAIIRGNDFDRVKNALKQIGIVPLTVYPVQGRGVQGGVPPYDLLPKMKIEVVVKDKDLEKVVDVIIRNARSGTPGDGKIFISPVEDAIRIRTGERGNEALY, from the coding sequence ATGAAGAAAGTTGAGGCGATTATTAGGGGAAACGATTTCGACCGGGTGAAGAACGCCCTCAAGCAGATAGGCATCGTGCCCCTGACGGTCTATCCGGTACAGGGGAGGGGCGTTCAGGGGGGCGTTCCGCCCTACGACCTTCTCCCGAAGATGAAGATCGAGGTCGTCGTGAAGGACAAAGACCTTGAGAAGGTGGTTGACGTCATCATCAGGAACGCGAGGAGCGGAACACCAGGGGATGGGAAGATATTCATAAGCCCCGTGGAAGATGCGATTAGGATAAGAACGGGGGAGAGGGGAAACGAAGCCCTCTACTGA
- a CDS encoding sodium-dependent transporter produces the protein MEQQRDQWATKIGLILAMAGNAVGLGNFVRFPTQVAQNGGGAFMVPYFIALFFLGIPVMWIEWVAGRYGGKYGHGTLGPTYYLMARERVKPRGALWWGVISGMLAFSLTVLLNSYYLHLIGWSAAYSYFSATGAYFGQNTGEFFGNYLGNHAQVMLFWGITVILLAIAVGQGVSKGIERWVKVMMPLLYVFAIIMVGYVFVLGSPIDPNWSTIDGFRFIWSPNWAYLKDHFATVMLAATGQIFFTLSLGMGIIQNYASYLGPDDDVALSGLATVSLNEFAEVVLGGSLAVPLATAYAPKIVPPEILEQGKNEALAWIGQKFGLGFSYTSLPNVFVSMGDIGKLFGAMWFLLLWFAGFTSAIAMYNYLTALLEEDLNIKRKVGTWVVLVLYFIAGLPVVYISGYLDQVDAWVSFQLTLLALFDIIVAVYLFKPDNFWKELHQGAYMNVPGWYKPILLYIAPILLLIPLIGSAQSLVGATLEWPARLAIIFMWIIGAVESYYSIKRKYGEELEKNEVIIRV, from the coding sequence GTGGAACAACAGAGGGATCAATGGGCAACTAAGATTGGTTTGATTTTAGCAATGGCTGGAAACGCCGTCGGTCTGGGTAACTTCGTGAGGTTCCCAACGCAGGTTGCCCAGAACGGTGGCGGAGCCTTTATGGTGCCGTACTTTATAGCTCTGTTCTTCCTAGGAATACCAGTGATGTGGATTGAGTGGGTCGCCGGTCGCTACGGTGGAAAGTATGGTCACGGTACCCTCGGTCCGACGTACTACCTCATGGCCAGGGAGCGCGTCAAGCCGAGAGGCGCACTGTGGTGGGGAGTTATCAGCGGTATGCTGGCCTTTTCACTGACTGTTCTCCTGAACAGCTACTACCTCCACCTCATCGGCTGGTCCGCGGCTTACTCCTACTTCAGCGCCACGGGCGCCTACTTCGGCCAGAACACCGGAGAGTTCTTCGGCAACTACCTCGGCAACCACGCCCAGGTTATGCTGTTCTGGGGCATAACCGTTATCCTCCTCGCCATAGCCGTTGGACAGGGCGTCAGCAAGGGTATCGAGCGCTGGGTTAAGGTCATGATGCCGCTCCTCTACGTCTTCGCCATCATAATGGTCGGCTACGTGTTCGTCCTCGGCTCACCAATAGACCCCAACTGGAGCACCATCGACGGATTCAGGTTCATTTGGAGCCCCAACTGGGCGTACCTCAAGGACCACTTCGCGACGGTCATGCTCGCCGCAACCGGACAGATATTCTTCACCCTCTCGCTCGGTATGGGTATCATCCAGAACTACGCCAGCTACCTCGGCCCGGATGACGACGTTGCCCTCAGCGGTCTCGCAACGGTCTCCCTGAACGAGTTCGCGGAGGTCGTCCTTGGTGGTTCACTCGCCGTCCCGCTGGCGACCGCCTACGCCCCCAAGATCGTGCCGCCCGAGATCCTCGAGCAGGGCAAGAACGAGGCCCTCGCTTGGATAGGCCAGAAGTTCGGCCTTGGATTCTCCTACACCAGCCTGCCCAACGTCTTCGTCAGCATGGGTGACATAGGAAAGCTCTTCGGAGCAATGTGGTTCCTCCTCCTCTGGTTCGCGGGCTTCACCTCAGCCATAGCCATGTACAACTACCTCACCGCCCTCCTCGAGGAGGACCTCAACATCAAGAGGAAGGTCGGAACCTGGGTAGTGCTCGTGCTCTACTTCATCGCGGGCCTTCCAGTTGTGTACATCAGCGGCTACCTCGACCAGGTTGACGCATGGGTCAGCTTCCAGCTCACGCTGCTGGCGCTCTTCGACATCATAGTGGCAGTGTACCTCTTCAAGCCCGACAACTTCTGGAAGGAGCTGCACCAGGGAGCATACATGAACGTCCCCGGATGGTACAAGCCGATACTGCTCTACATAGCCCCAATACTCCTGCTGATACCGCTGATAGGATCCGCCCAGAGCCTCGTTGGAGCAACCCTTGAGTGGCCGGCCAGACTGGCAATAATCTTCATGTGGATCATCGGTGCAGTGGAGAGCTACTACTCCATCAAGCGCAAGTACGGCGAGGAGCTCGAGAAGAACGAGGTCATCATAAGGGTCTGA
- the gdhA gene encoding glutamate dehydrogenase, whose product MVEIDPFEMAVKQLERAAQFMDISEEALEWLKKPMRIVEVSVPLEMDDGSVKVFTGFRVQHNWARGPTKGGIRWHPAETLSTVKALATWMTWKVAVVDLPYGGGKGGIIVNPKELSEREKERLARNYIRAIYDVISPYTDIPAPDVYTNPQIMAWMMDEYEAISRRKVPSFGIITGKPPGVGGIVARMDATARGASYTVREAAKALGMDLKGKTIAIQGYGNAGYYMAKIMSEEHGMKVVAVSDSKGGIYNPDGLNADEVLKWKRENGSVKDFPGATNITNEELLELEVDVLAPSAIEGVITKDNADKIKAKIVAELANGPTTPEADEILHEKGVLIIPDFLCNAGGVTVSYFEWVQNITGDYWDTETTRAKLDKKMTKAFWDVYNTHKDKNIPMRDAAYVVAVQRVYDAMKWRGWVKK is encoded by the coding sequence ATGGTCGAGATTGACCCGTTTGAGATGGCCGTTAAGCAGCTCGAGAGGGCTGCCCAGTTCATGGACATAAGCGAAGAGGCCCTCGAGTGGCTCAAGAAGCCCATGAGGATCGTTGAGGTCAGCGTTCCGCTCGAGATGGACGACGGTTCTGTTAAGGTTTTCACCGGTTTCCGTGTTCAGCACAACTGGGCCCGCGGTCCGACCAAGGGTGGTATCAGGTGGCACCCGGCCGAGACCCTCAGCACCGTCAAGGCCCTCGCCACCTGGATGACCTGGAAGGTCGCCGTCGTTGACCTCCCCTACGGTGGAGGTAAGGGTGGTATTATCGTTAACCCGAAGGAGCTCAGCGAGAGGGAGAAGGAGAGGCTCGCGAGGAACTATATAAGGGCCATCTACGACGTCATCAGCCCGTACACCGACATTCCGGCCCCTGACGTTTACACCAACCCGCAGATCATGGCCTGGATGATGGACGAGTACGAGGCCATCAGCAGGAGGAAGGTCCCGAGCTTCGGTATCATCACCGGCAAGCCGCCCGGAGTTGGCGGTATCGTCGCCAGGATGGACGCCACCGCCCGCGGTGCCAGCTACACCGTCCGTGAGGCCGCGAAGGCCCTCGGCATGGACCTCAAGGGCAAGACCATCGCCATCCAGGGTTACGGTAACGCCGGCTACTACATGGCCAAGATCATGAGCGAGGAGCACGGCATGAAGGTCGTCGCCGTCAGCGACAGCAAGGGCGGCATCTACAACCCGGACGGCCTCAACGCCGACGAGGTCCTCAAGTGGAAGAGGGAGAACGGCTCAGTTAAGGACTTCCCGGGAGCCACCAACATCACCAACGAGGAGCTCCTCGAGCTCGAGGTCGACGTCCTCGCCCCGAGCGCCATCGAGGGTGTCATCACCAAGGACAACGCCGACAAGATCAAGGCCAAGATCGTCGCCGAGCTCGCCAACGGTCCGACCACCCCGGAGGCCGACGAGATTCTCCACGAGAAGGGCGTCCTCATCATACCGGACTTCCTCTGTAACGCCGGCGGTGTTACCGTCAGCTACTTCGAGTGGGTCCAGAACATAACCGGCGACTACTGGGACACCGAGACCACCAGGGCCAAGCTCGACAAGAAGATGACCAAGGCCTTCTGGGACGTCTACAACACCCACAAGGACAAGAACATCCCGATGAGGGATGCCGCCTACGTCGTCGCCGTCCAGAGGGTCTACGACGCCATGAAGTGGCGCGGATGGGTGAAGAAGTGA
- a CDS encoding potassium channel family protein, with protein sequence MEKKTEEGLEIELIGFRTFFHEFLRVLYYVKSILLGLFALIVVFGVVLSFQESISIGNGIYFAFVSAFTVGYGDITPTTPVSKFLCALVLPLLGMTFSGIMVAAAMQAISRLYQAKGRKS encoded by the coding sequence ATGGAGAAGAAGACAGAGGAAGGGCTCGAAATCGAGCTCATAGGCTTTCGCACCTTTTTTCATGAATTTTTGAGGGTCCTCTACTACGTGAAGAGCATCCTCCTCGGCCTCTTTGCCCTGATAGTGGTTTTCGGAGTGGTTCTATCATTCCAGGAGTCCATAAGCATCGGCAACGGAATCTACTTCGCCTTCGTTTCGGCCTTCACCGTCGGCTACGGTGACATAACCCCCACAACACCCGTATCCAAGTTCCTCTGCGCCCTCGTGCTCCCCCTGCTCGGCATGACATTCAGCGGAATAATGGTCGCGGCCGCGATGCAGGCGATATCGAGGCTCTACCAGGCAAAGGGCAGAAAGTCCTAG